One Candidatus Nitrososphaera evergladensis SR1 genomic window, ACCCCGTGCCAGTACGCCTGGTACACGGGGACGGTGCCAAAGGTAATCGGCGCGGCTTCAAGGAGCGTCTTTCTTATCAGGTTCAGGTCGCCCCCGTCGGAAAGGTCCATTATCGTGTCTGCGCCGTGCTTGACTGCGACCTTGGCCTTGGACACCTCCTCGTCGAGGTCCTGGTGCAGGGTCGAGGTGCCGATGTTCACGTTCACCTTTGTCTTTAGGCCCCTTCCAATTCCGGTGACTTTGATCTTTTGCGGCCTTGCGTTGTTCTTTGGGATGATTATCGAGCCGCTTGCAACGCCTCTGACTATGAAATCAAGATCCACGCCTTCGTCTTTTGCTACCTGCTTCATCTCATCGGTCGCGATGCCGCGCCGGGCACTGTTCATTTGGGTAGGCATATTGTTAGAATCAGAAAAAATACACGCATTGACAGGATATAAAGAATATTCCACCACTAATACTTTTAAAAAAAAGGGTCTAGCTACTATCCAGCGTGTCTATTACGTCAAGCACCCATCGCAAAGTGTTTATCCTTATCAAATCGTTTCTGTCCGCCGTACGGGAGAATGCGCCGCCCAGCTCGTCAAAATCCTGCCGCTGGTTGTCTTCTATGGCTCTTCTTATGTCGCTTATCTCTTGCCGCAGTATCTGTTTCAATCGCTCCAAGTCCTCGCTAGGCAAGTTCTATCATCATCAACAATTGTCTATACTCATAAACGCCCTCAAAATATTTTTGAAACGGCAGCTTGTACGGCAAGAAAAATCTTTCTTGAATGAATCTCATAGGGCTGAAGGCTCGAAAAATGCAAGAGAGCTTTTGGCTGTCGCTTTAACCGTACGCTTTTAGCTCTTTTGTCTAAACTAGCTTGCTACGCGGATTAACCGAATCAATGAAAAGTAAGGGCACATGCAGACAGCAGCAGTAGAGGAGCAGCAGCAAGAGCGAACGGTGTTTTGCGAAACCCACAGCAAGAAATGCAGGTTCGTGTCGCAGGGAGCAAAGTGCGCCTGCTGCGGAAAACGCGTCTGCCTGTGCAATTATGTTCTGTGAGCCGACAGGCTGGGCAAGCATATCTTTGATGTCACGATTGCTTTTGCTTTAGCAGGACCCAGTCATAGTCAGTGGCAGGTGGCGGTTTTTTGCGGCTGGTCAGAAATTTATGCACCGGGGCAATACCGGACATTTATGCGGCGGCGATGATGATGATGACGACGCCCATGCCTGGCCGCCGTCAAGACTTGCTACAATTGCCCCCAAAACAAGTGCTGCGCCTACTGAAACTGCCATCATTGTTATCTGCGGATGTTTTGCCACAAGGCTTGCGGTTTTTTGTGCAATCCTATGGAACATATTTGTGGCTTTGGCAATTGCCTGCTATTTAAGCAGGCAAGTAGTTTTCGACGAGTAGATTATTACATTATTCAAATGCAGCTTCACGCAAAATCAAGAGGCTGAAAAGGCGTAGCGCCAAAAAAAAGTAATGAGCCGAAAAATACGCCGATAGACTGAATAAGTCTCTTCTCTGCTATTCTGCCATAAGTTGACAACAACGAAGGTAGCGCTTTCCATCGCAGGAAGCGACTCGGGCGCAGGCGCCGGCATCCAGGCCGACCTAAAGACGTTTTCGGCCCTTGGCGTCTATGGCTGCACCGCCATAACCGCGCTGACCGCGCAGAACACGGAAAAGGTGGCCAAGATACACGAAGTTCCTGCAGACATTGTCGAGGCACAAGTAACGTCAATCATGGCAGACATGCCGCCAGCAGTAATCAAGGTGGGCATGGTCTACAGCCGTCAGGTAATAGACGCCGTTGCAAAGCCGCTAAGGAAAGCAAAAGCGCCAATCGTGCTTGACCCGATACTTGCGGCAGGGACGGGTGCAAAACTGCTAAAGGACGACGCGCTGGACTCGTTTGTTTCAAGGTTGATTCCGCTTGCAACCCTCGTCACGCCAAACAGGATGGAGGCTGAAAAGCTGTCCGGCGTAACGATAAGGAACGAAGGCGGTGATGGCATAGAGGCTGCAAAAAAGCTAAAGGCGCTTGGGGCAAGAAACGTCATCGTAAAGGGCGGCCATTTCGGGAAAAAGACGGTGACTGACATACTGCTGCTTGACGACAACAAGGTAGTAGAGATCACAAACCCCCGCGTCGACATCAAGGAGAGCCACGGCTCGGGCTGCAACTTTTCAGCGGCAGTCACCGCATACCTCGCGCGGGGCATGGCGCTTGAAGAAGCGTGCAGGATGGCAAACGAGTACGTGCACGACGCCATAAAAAATGCGGTAGCAGTGGGAAGGGGTCTGCCGGTCACAAACCCGCTCTCGTCTATCTACAAAGACGCGATGCGCCACAGGGTGCTTGCAGAACTGCAGGCGGCAGTTGACAGGCTTGTTTCGCTTGACGGCTTGTACCGGCTGATACCGGAAACGCAGACGAATTTTGCCTATGCGCTGCCCGACGCCGCGAACCATTCGGAGGTTGCGGCAGTCCGCGGCAGGATGGCAAGGGCAGGAAACGCGGTCGTACAGGTGTCAAGGGTAGAGTTTGGCGCTTCAAGGCACATGGCGTCTGCCGTTCTGGCGTACATGAGCATCAGGCCGGCGACAAGGGCGGTTGCCAACATCAGGTTTGGCCAGGAGGTCCTTGCCGCGTGCAAGACATTGTTCAAGGAGCAAGTGTCAAGCTATGACAGGAGCAAAGAGCCTGCCGACGTCAAGAAAAAGGAAGGCTCTACAATATCGTGGGGCACAAGGGCCGCGCTTGCAAAAAACCCAAAAGCAGAAGTGATATACCATAAAGGCGACGTTGGCAAGGAGCCCATGATAACCGTCTTTGGCAGGAGCCCTGCAGAGGTAGTTTACAAGATCGAGCAGATATTGAAGATTTGTTGAGGCTCCTCCTGTAGAAAACGCGGTCTTACCTTATATAGTACGGAATGTGACAGAAACGCCGGCTATGAAAGCAGTCATTCTTGCAGGCGGCCTTGGAACGAGGCTCCAGCCGTACACGTTCTTTATACCCAAGCCGATGCTCCCACTTGGCAACAAGCCGCTCCTCGAATACACCATAGAGTGGCTAAGAAACGCCGGCGGCATCAAAGAGATCGTGATCTGCGTCAGCTACCTCCATCGGACAATCGAGGATTACTTTGAGGACGGGAGCAGGTTCAACGTCAACATAGACTATGCCCGCGCAGAGAGACCCCTTGCAACAGCGGGGCAGCTGAAAACCGCGGAAAAGATGCTTGCCGACGACACGTTTGTCTGCGTCTATGGCGACTCGGTATACGAGTTCAACCTGCGCAAGATGCTTAAAATGCACAAGGAAAGCAACGCGTTTATTTCGATGGCGCTCATGCACTACTCGACAAAGCTAAAGTACGGCTTTATCGACGTCGAGGGAAACGACATAACCGGCTGGCGCGAAAAGCCCGAGATAAGCGGCCTCATCAACATAGGATGCTACGTCATGGAACCGAGCTTTCTAAAGGCGATACCAAAGGCGGGCGCGTTTGGCATGGACGACGCTGTCAGAAACGCCCTTGCGCAGAAAAAGAAGGTCAAGGCTTTTGAGGTAGACGGCTCGGGGTTCATTGACATTGGCGACAAGAAATCGTACCTTGACGCGTACAAGCAGTTTGCAAGCAGGCTGGGCAAGATATAAGACATGCCATCGATTGCGCTCTTTGAAGACCACCATTGGCGCAACTTTTCGCCGCTTACGCTCACGAAGGCGACCTTTGACCTCAAGGTGGGCGCCAGGACGTTTTTTGAAGAGTGCACCTATGCAGGCAACGCGCCTGACGCGCTGCTCGTGCGCAGGCACCTTGAAAAAGTCACGGCCGAACGACACGACGGCTGCAAGGTCAATGACCCTGGCGCCTTTGATGCCGACACCATCTTTGTAAACGGGCTTCTCCACCCGGCAACACTTGACCTGCCACGTCTGTCAAGGGTAAGCCACACTTTTGCCATAACTTCTGCAAACAGGCTTTTGGTGGCGCGCCTGTCAAAAAAATCTGCAGAGTACCTGCAAAAATGCGTCGAGGCCGGCAAGCCCGCCAGCATCAAGGCACTTGCGGTTGAAAAATCCACGGACACGCAGAGCGCAGAAGGGTTGCTGTCAGAGCCGTGGGACCTGACAAGGTTGCTTGAAAACGCGCTTGCCATGCAAACGGTGGCAGCAGAGCAACAGCAGTCAAGCGAAACAATGCAGGGCATAAAAGTACTCGGGCAAAACGCGGTGGTGACAGAAGGTGCCGCAATAGAAGAAGGCACGGTTCTTGACGCAAGGAACGGCGGCATCTACATCGGCCCGGGCGCGTACATTTCCCAGAGCAGAATAGTGGGCCCGGCGTACATCGGCTCGCAGACGCAGGTAAAGCAGTTTTCAATAATAGAGAAAAGCTACGTCGGGAGGAACTGCCGCGTCGCCGGCGAGATAGAGCATTCCATAGTTTCCGATTATACTAACAAGGCCCACGACGGGTTTTTGGGCCATTCGTACGTCGGCGAATGGGTCAACCTCGGCGCCATGACTACCACGTCAGACCTAAAGATGACGTATGGCAACATACGGATTGAAGGTCGCAATACTGGCCTTGACAAGCTGGGCTCGTTCTTTGCGGACATGAGCAAGACGTCCATCGGCACCCTCATTTACAGTGGCCGCAGGATCGGAGTGTCATCGCACCTGCATGGCCTTGTTTCAGGCGACGTGCCGTCGTTTACGATATATGGCAAGGGCATCGGCGCAAAAAACGTCGAGCTTGAACTTGCGTCGGCGATAGAAACACAGAGGAAGGTGATGCCAAGGCGCGGCCAGCAGATGAGCAAGGCGTACGAGCAGATGATAAAAGACGTGTTCCTTTCTACCGCGCAGGAAAGGAAGAAGGCAGGTGTGCGCAGGGCCAAGTTTGCAATTTAATCTATCGGATCAGTGTTAAATGACTGGAGACGTGTTTTCATTTTCTATGTCTGACCATAATACCGCCATTAAAAACTAGAGCTAGAAGGACTATATGTGAGAAACACCATATGAAATATCACATGAGCAACCAGGAATCAATTCGAACTAGACGGATCGTGGCTGGGGCTCTAATAGGATTGACGGCTATTGTAGTAGCAGTATCGATAGCGGCTCCTTTCTTTGCTGCCCGGCAGTCGGGCGCTTTCTATTCCTATTATTATTATCCTTATCATCATCCATTCTTCTTCCCGTTCCATTTCGGTTGGTTTGGCGGAATAGGCATCCTGCTTCCGATTCTTGTGATCCTTCTGATCGCAGGGTGGCTGCTCTGGCCTTCGAGAAGGTACCAGTCAGAAGATCTACGTCAACACAGTGACAATGCCGCATCTATCCTCAGAGAAAGATACGCCAAGGGCGAGATCACAAGAGAGCAGTTCGAAAGCATGATGCGGGATCTGAAGCAGGCAAGCTGATATTATCTTTGCAAGCAGCAGGGCGACGTTGTCGTCCACACGCGCTGTTACTATTGGGTTGAACATCAGCAAGAACATAACACACTTCCAGAACTTGATTAACATTGGTAAGTGAAGATTAAATTCTCAGAATGCAGAGGTTTCCATGTCAGGGCGAGACGCAGTGAACGGGAAGAACTTCCGGACTGGCATTGTCCGTCTGGCATACGGCAGCATGGTAATCGTCCTTTTTTTTGCAATGGCCATTGCCCCGCCACAGGCTTCTGCCATCAAACTCCATTCCATAGTAACAATCAAGCCTACGTTTACCATTGCGGCATACCAGCCACGAGGATTTTATGACTATTACCGCAATACGTGCAGCACACGATGCCTGACAGTGCGATTAAGACCTGCGCAATACACCAGCGATATGGACTATGCAGGAAGCAGTAATGCCCTCAAGAAAATAGAGTCGCTGGGAATAAGCGACGTTGTTACTGACGAGCAGGTAACCAAAAACCCCTCCATCCTGGCAAGCTACGAGAAGGTGATAGTGCTTCACAATGAATACGTCACCCAGGCAGAGTTTGATGCCATAACCCGCCATCCAGACGTCCTTTACCTGTACCCAAACGCGCTATATGCGCTTGTTTCGTACAATCCTGTCTCCAACACGATAACTCTGCAAAAGGGTCATGGCTACAAGGGCGTCAACGATGCTTTCAACTGGCCACCCTCGAGGAGCACCAAAGACGAGTACAACACCAGCTGCAAGAACTGGCAGTTTGAAAAGGCAAGCAATGGCTCAGTCCTGGATTGCTATCCCGAGTTTGATATACTGCACGATGCGAAATTGATGTCGTTAGTTGCGGGTTGAGACCACCAGTTTATCAGCCTAATTCTTTAAAGCAAGCAGATGCTCCACTGGAAGCACGCCCCCTCCTCCCTATGCGCGCTGGCAAATAGTATCACATATAGCTGATGCTCTGCTTTTCCTTCCACAGCCCAAGGCGCTGGTGGAGCCACGGGTAAAAGTTGGCGTCGCCATTTTCAAACTCTTTTTTGATTATCCGGATTATCTTTTTTGACACCTGCCCCGGCCTGCCGTAGATCTGTTTTTTCTTTCCAAGCCGCATGCCAAGGCCCTCGCCCTTTTCATGAGCCTCCTTTGCCATCAGCGACAGCCACGCACGGTTGAGCGGAGGCACCAAGATGTTGCTCTTGGCGTCAAAAACAGTCTCCGGCCTGTCCGTGTTCAGCCTGACGGTAAGCGACGTCACCTTTGGGAAATAAAGCAGTTCTTCCTGCATCGAGCCCGAGTCTGTCATCTCAGCCCAGCAGCGGCCGCTGTCAAGGAATTCTATTACGTGCGCGTACTCTTTCCACAAGGGTGTCATCAGGAACCTGTCCTTGTGATCCTCTGCAAGGTCCTGCAGTTTCTTTTCAAGGCCGTACTGCTTTAGCGCAGAAACCGTCGCGTTCAGCATCACCAAGACTATTTTGTTGTCCGTGCGCTCGATAATGTCTACAAGCCCGCCGATTATTGATGTAAAGCGTCGCTCTGTCAGGTTCTCCCGCCTGTGTATGTCCATCCTTATCCACTCGCCCTTTTCCAGCTGCGGGTACGCGTCAAAGATGCTCTGGCTTGGGCGTTCCCTGCGCTTTTGGTGTATCGCATCAACCACAGAGTTTCCCACCACGTGCACAAACTCTTCCGGGTATCCTTCCCTGACTAGGTGGTCCTTGTTGAGCTGCGTTGGCGCAAAAAAGAACTGCGTGCCGGCGGAGCATATCCACGTGTCTATCTGCTCTGGAAAAGGCTCTTCCCTTGCAAGGAACCACCTTCTGCCATCAAACTGGCTGTGGACAAGGTCGCGCACCGTCTTTTTTGTCGGCTCTTTTGCCGGCGAGAGGTGCTTCATCATCTCCGGCCCCATGGAGCGCAGGCCGGCCTCGTTCTGACCCACCTTCTGGCCCATGCCAAACACCCACGCAAGCGGCGCGATGCCTGCAACGAGCGTGTCGCCGTGCACTATTGGAAGCATCGACTCGTTGTGGCGAAAGTTCTTGCGGCAGTACCGGCCAAAGTAGCCAAATTTCAGTATCAGTTCGCTTGCCTTTTCCATCAGGTCGCCCCGTATCTGCAGATTGCACCCTACAAAGTCGTTAAGGCTAAACTCGTGCATCCCAAAGCCGAGCACGTCGTCAAAGTGCTGGCCCGTGTTTATCACAAAGGACGGCACGTTTTCCTTCGCCGCCTCCACCATCAGGGGAGCCTGCTTGTAAAAGTCTGGCTTTGTCCCAGTCACGACGGCAAGTATCGGGCTCCTCTGCTTTTTTGCGTGCTCAAACACTGATGACAAACTTCCAGAGATTTTTATCGGGAGCATGTCCCGCGATACGTCAAGCTCTGTGTCTTCTTTTGTCTTGTTGTTCAACGGAGATCATCCAGGTTGCCGGCGTACCTGCTCCTCTTTGACGTGACTGCCAGATAACCTCCCAGTCCGGCCACGCCTGCGCCGGCGGCCGCAAACACGTACGGCACAATGCCGACTCCGCCCTGCACGTACTGCGGATGGATCTGCGGGAGCATTCCCAGCGCGGCGACCATGCCGGCCGTCATTATTGCGCCAGAGGCTACCAGCAGCAGGCCCGCAGGCTTGTTGCCTGTCGTCCGGGACATCACAAACACGACGCCGGCAAGAACAATCCCGGGCGCGGCCGATATGGCGACCTCCTGTACGAGCAACCCCGCAGGGTCTATGATGCGGCTTGGGTTTTCCCCCTGGCTGATAAGAAAGTTGTAAAACGAGAGGATAAGCGCCACAAACATTGCTGACAGCGCGATGGAGCCGACGGAAATCCAAGTCTCCAGCTTCATATACGGCGGTTTATTTTCAGAGGTTGGTAATTAAATGATTGGTTTTTTATTTCGCCAAACTAGGTGATGCCGACGAGGCCGGCAAGCTCTTTTCGGCACGCAGAGCCGAGGATCTCGGCTGCTTTTTCCGGCTTGACGTTGTTGACATAGACGCCAAAGCCCCGCTCAAGACCCGACCACGTCGTTAGCTGCGGGTAGACTTCAATGTGCCAGTGGATCTGGCGGCTGTTCTTTTTCTCTGGCGACAGGTGGAAGACCATGTTAAACGGCGCGTCCTTTAGCGCCTTTGACATGCCGCCGAGGGTTGCGCGCATCATCAGCGCAAGGTCGTTTATCTCCTTCTGCGTTATCTTTGAAAATGACGTGATGTGCCTCTTTGGGTATATCCAGAACTCGTACGGGTACGTCGGCGCCCAGGGGCAGAAGGCAAGAAAGCTGTCCGTGGCAAGCACCTGGCGGGGCCCGCTGGACTCGACGGATATCATGTTGCACGCAGGGCAGCTGCCATTTTCGTTCATGAACCTGTGCGAGCCTTCGGCTTCAAGCTCTATTGCAGGTGGAATAGAGGAAAAGGTGACGATGTTCAGGTGGGGGTGAGGCGACTGCGCGCCAGCGCCGGCCCCGCTGTTGACGTATATCGAGACGTACGTCACGCTTTTTTGCGTGTACAGCCACCTGACGCGGTCCTGGATGACGACAAGGACGTTGCCCCACTGCTCGACTGACATCTGGGGCAGGCTCTGCTTGTGGTCAGGCGTCGCGACTACGACCTGGTGGTAGCCGTAGGCCGGCTCGCTGTACAGGGGCTTGTCGCTATAGCTGGCGGCCGCTGTCGTCGTGACGACAGGGTTCTTGCTTTCAAACACCCTGACCGACCAGTCGTCGATTATGCTGTCCTCGCTGTCTGACAGGCGCTGCAGCATGCCATCCTTTACGACAAGCGCAAGGAGCGCCGGCGAGGTCATTGACTCGTTGCCGGGGCAATAGGGGCACTTGTCGTCGTCATCAACACCATCACGCTTTTCATCTCCTCCCCGTTCTGCGGCAGAAGTAGAAGAAGAAGTGTTATTAGGAACAAGGACAAACCTGTCCAGAACATAGTCTTTGCGCAGCTCCCTCATATGCCCGGAAAATGCTCCCCACACTTTTAATTAAAGGTTCTGCACCGCTAATCTCCCAGCGCGAATTCAAGCGCCTTGGCGCAGCGTGCGCAGATGTACGTTCCGCGCTGTACTAGCCCGAAATCCTCTGTCCTGTTGCCCGCTTCGTCCACGACTATTTTGCCGCAGAACCGGCATGAAAGCTCCAACAAGGGATGTGTGCGCAAAACTTGCTAATAACAGCAACGCTTTTTTTCTGCAGTCGCCCGGCAAAAGGCCATGCCACTTGACGCCGACATCAAGAGCATGGTACAGGCAGTCATAAAAAGCGACCTGCAGGCGCCCAAGGTCCCAAAGGGCAGGGTGCCAAAACTGAAAAAGGTGTGGAAGTGCGTCAGCGCTTACGATTTTCTCTACGGCCAGAGGGTGGGCTATTACACCGGCCTTGCCGAGGGCATCATGCTTGAAAGGCACAGGCGCCAGCTGACGCAAGAAGAGCAGGACGAGATATTTGCGGCAATCGAGCCGTACACGAAGGATCTGCGCAAGTACTTTGCCTACTACAGACCCGCAAAAAGAGAGAAGAAGAAAAAATAAATTGACGCGCCATACACCTGACATCATGAGAAAAGACGGTGTTAAAATTGTCTACGTTCTCCTTGATGGCATCGGCGACCTGCCGCACCCGGCGTTAAACGACCTCACGCCGCTTGAAGCCGCCTACACGCCAAACCTTGACGCCCTTGCAAGGAACGGCGCGATGGGCCGCGTGATAACCGTCGGAAAGGGCATCGCGCCGCAGTCCGACATTGCCGTCTTTAACATGCTCGGCTACAGTTTCCGCGACGGAGGCTACGTCGGCCGCGGAGTTATCGAGTCGATAGGCTGCAACATTGACTTTCAAGACGGCGACCTTGCCCTGCGAGGCAACTTTGCAACCGTCGACGACAAGAACAACAAGATAACCGACAGGCGCGCTGGCAGGGTAATTTCCAAAGAAGAGGCAACGGCCGTCTGCAAGACCCTTGAAAACAGCATCAAGTTCAGCGACAAGGACGCCTCAATCGCGCTTGTCCCGACCGTCGCCCACCGCGTGGTGATCAGGATACACCACAGCAAGATGAAACTATCAGACAAGATAACAAACACGGACCCGGCCTACGACAAGGTCGAGGGCATGGGAGTCGCCAAGGCAACATCCGACGACATTTACGTCCAAGAGGCCAAGGCGCAGGACGACAGCAAGGAGGCCAGGATGGCTGCGATGCTTGTAAACGAGTTTACAGAGCAGACAATCAAGATACTGCGCGACCACCCTGTCAACGTTGCAAGAAAGGCGGCAGGCAGAAACCCGATGAACTGCATACTTGCCCGCGATTCGGGCAACAGGTTCCCACAAGTCCAGCCCATCAACAAGAAATACGGCATATCGATTGGCTGCATCGTAGAGATGCCGGTTGAAGTCGGCATCTCCAAGGTACTTGGCATGAAGATGTACGAGGCCGGTTCACTTGACGATTACGAGTTAAAGGCAAGAGTAGCAGCAAAGAGCCTGAAGACGGTTGACGCCGTATACGTCCATTTGAAGGGCCCCGACGAGTTTGGCCACGACGGCGACGCCAAGGGCAAAAAACGCAACCTCGAAGAAATCGACAAGCGCTTCTTTGGCGTCCTTGCCAAGGAGCTGGCAGGCGTGAAAAACCCTGTAATAGTGGTGTCCGGCGACCACTCTACTCCCTGCATCAAAAAAGCGCACAGCGATGACCCGGTCCCGCTGCTCGTGTCTGGAAACGGCGTCAGGCAGGATGGTAGCGCCCGCTTTACAGAAGGCTATGGCAGAAAGGGAAGCCTCGGCCTCCTGATGGGCGCAGATGTCGTCTCGACAGCGCTAAAACTGGCTACTGACAGACAATAAAATACGCAAATGAATAAAAGGCCAAGGCGGCCAGTCATTTATTGTCACACATGTTTGGAGAAGGAGGGCTTGCAGCTGCTGCAGCGCTTGCAGTACTACCTGCAGGAAGCGTCAAAGACGAGACCACGTTTTTCATACTCATCGGCCTGCTTGCAGCCCTCATTGGAGTCGCACTGTACATGCGCCACAAGAGAAACAGCGAGCCCGATTACGATCCTGCTACAGAGTAAGGGCAACGCTCATGCCCGATACCATGGTAAGTATCGCACC contains:
- a CDS encoding DUF4921 family protein → MRELRKDYVLDRFVLVPNNTSSSTSAAERGGDEKRDGVDDDDKCPYCPGNESMTSPALLALVVKDGMLQRLSDSEDSIIDDWSVRVFESKNPVVTTTAAASYSDKPLYSEPAYGYHQVVVATPDHKQSLPQMSVEQWGNVLVVIQDRVRWLYTQKSVTYVSIYVNSGAGAGAQSPHPHLNIVTFSSIPPAIELEAEGSHRFMNENGSCPACNMISVESSGPRQVLATDSFLAFCPWAPTYPYEFWIYPKRHITSFSKITQKEINDLALMMRATLGGMSKALKDAPFNMVFHLSPEKKNSRQIHWHIEVYPQLTTWSGLERGFGVYVNNVKPEKAAEILGSACRKELAGLVGIT
- a CDS encoding LPXTG cell wall anchor domain-containing protein, whose protein sequence is MFGEGGLAAAAALAVLPAGSVKDETTFFILIGLLAALIGVALYMRHKRNSEPDYDPATE
- a CDS encoding alkaline phosphatase family protein; its protein translation is MRKDGVKIVYVLLDGIGDLPHPALNDLTPLEAAYTPNLDALARNGAMGRVITVGKGIAPQSDIAVFNMLGYSFRDGGYVGRGVIESIGCNIDFQDGDLALRGNFATVDDKNNKITDRRAGRVISKEEATAVCKTLENSIKFSDKDASIALVPTVAHRVVIRIHHSKMKLSDKITNTDPAYDKVEGMGVAKATSDDIYVQEAKAQDDSKEARMAAMLVNEFTEQTIKILRDHPVNVARKAAGRNPMNCILARDSGNRFPQVQPINKKYGISIGCIVEMPVEVGISKVLGMKMYEAGSLDDYELKARVAAKSLKTVDAVYVHLKGPDEFGHDGDAKGKKRNLEEIDKRFFGVLAKELAGVKNPVIVVSGDHSTPCIKKAHSDDPVPLLVSGNGVRQDGSARFTEGYGRKGSLGLLMGADVVSTALKLATDRQ
- a CDS encoding UDP-N-acetylglucosamine 2-epimerase, whose product is MNNKTKEDTELDVSRDMLPIKISGSLSSVFEHAKKQRSPILAVVTGTKPDFYKQAPLMVEAAKENVPSFVINTGQHFDDVLGFGMHEFSLNDFVGCNLQIRGDLMEKASELILKFGYFGRYCRKNFRHNESMLPIVHGDTLVAGIAPLAWVFGMGQKVGQNEAGLRSMGPEMMKHLSPAKEPTKKTVRDLVHSQFDGRRWFLAREEPFPEQIDTWICSAGTQFFFAPTQLNKDHLVREGYPEEFVHVVGNSVVDAIHQKRRERPSQSIFDAYPQLEKGEWIRMDIHRRENLTERRFTSIIGGLVDIIERTDNKIVLVMLNATVSALKQYGLEKKLQDLAEDHKDRFLMTPLWKEYAHVIEFLDSGRCWAEMTDSGSMQEELLYFPKVTSLTVRLNTDRPETVFDAKSNILVPPLNRAWLSLMAKEAHEKGEGLGMRLGKKKQIYGRPGQVSKKIIRIIKKEFENGDANFYPWLHQRLGLWKEKQSISYM
- a CDS encoding nucleotidyltransferase family protein, whose protein sequence is MKAVILAGGLGTRLQPYTFFIPKPMLPLGNKPLLEYTIEWLRNAGGIKEIVICVSYLHRTIEDYFEDGSRFNVNIDYARAERPLATAGQLKTAEKMLADDTFVCVYGDSVYEFNLRKMLKMHKESNAFISMALMHYSTKLKYGFIDVEGNDITGWREKPEISGLINIGCYVMEPSFLKAIPKAGAFGMDDAVRNALAQKKKVKAFEVDGSGFIDIGDKKSYLDAYKQFASRLGKI
- a CDS encoding putative sugar nucleotidyl transferase; its protein translation is MPSIALFEDHHWRNFSPLTLTKATFDLKVGARTFFEECTYAGNAPDALLVRRHLEKVTAERHDGCKVNDPGAFDADTIFVNGLLHPATLDLPRLSRVSHTFAITSANRLLVARLSKKSAEYLQKCVEAGKPASIKALAVEKSTDTQSAEGLLSEPWDLTRLLENALAMQTVAAEQQQSSETMQGIKVLGQNAVVTEGAAIEEGTVLDARNGGIYIGPGAYISQSRIVGPAYIGSQTQVKQFSIIEKSYVGRNCRVAGEIEHSIVSDYTNKAHDGFLGHSYVGEWVNLGAMTTTSDLKMTYGNIRIEGRNTGLDKLGSFFADMSKTSIGTLIYSGRRIGVSSHLHGLVSGDVPSFTIYGKGIGAKNVELELASAIETQRKVMPRRGQQMSKAYEQMIKDVFLSTAQERKKAGVRRAKFAI
- the thiD gene encoding bifunctional hydroxymethylpyrimidine kinase/phosphomethylpyrimidine kinase; this translates as MTTTKVALSIAGSDSGAGAGIQADLKTFSALGVYGCTAITALTAQNTEKVAKIHEVPADIVEAQVTSIMADMPPAVIKVGMVYSRQVIDAVAKPLRKAKAPIVLDPILAAGTGAKLLKDDALDSFVSRLIPLATLVTPNRMEAEKLSGVTIRNEGGDGIEAAKKLKALGARNVIVKGGHFGKKTVTDILLLDDNKVVEITNPRVDIKESHGSGCNFSAAVTAYLARGMALEEACRMANEYVHDAIKNAVAVGRGLPVTNPLSSIYKDAMRHRVLAELQAAVDRLVSLDGLYRLIPETQTNFAYALPDAANHSEVAAVRGRMARAGNAVVQVSRVEFGASRHMASAVLAYMSIRPATRAVANIRFGQEVLAACKTLFKEQVSSYDRSKEPADVKKKEGSTISWGTRAALAKNPKAEVIYHKGDVGKEPMITVFGRSPAEVVYKIEQILKIC
- a CDS encoding zinc finger domain-containing protein translates to MELSCRFCGKIVVDEAGNRTEDFGLVQRGTYICARCAKALEFALGD
- a CDS encoding SHOCT domain-containing protein: MSNQESIRTRRIVAGALIGLTAIVVAVSIAAPFFAARQSGAFYSYYYYPYHHPFFFPFHFGWFGGIGILLPILVILLIAGWLLWPSRRYQSEDLRQHSDNAASILRERYAKGEITREQFESMMRDLKQAS